In Stieleria varia, one genomic interval encodes:
- a CDS encoding phytanoyl-CoA dioxygenase family protein, whose amino-acid sequence MERLFSNKVELKTDPEHFGELTQSQSILDQPELLRARMEKEGYLFFRGLLGRDEVLAARREILLKYAIIGELDATRPIDDAIHSRSDAIEKVNLRAFSQSLRDGLAYRRIIDHPKLLKVYEGLLEGEVRSFDFRWPRFVRPGEGCGIHCDGPYMNRGTERVFSSWIPLGDVAKHEGALMILEKRDEHERLLQRYLAKDADRDKIEWLSTNPVVLQEKFSGRWLSADFQAGDVLCFTMQTVHGALDNMSPINKCRLSSDSRYQRTDEVFDERWNGSDPEAHGYDKVFFPGLGQWRNRDFKDEWKPVDEHGRLRLDEEPQ is encoded by the coding sequence ATGGAGCGTCTTTTCTCGAACAAGGTCGAGTTAAAAACAGATCCAGAGCACTTTGGCGAACTGACTCAATCGCAATCCATTCTTGATCAGCCGGAACTGCTGAGGGCTCGAATGGAGAAAGAGGGGTATCTGTTCTTTCGCGGACTGCTCGGCAGGGACGAAGTGCTGGCGGCGCGTCGGGAAATACTGCTGAAGTACGCGATCATTGGTGAGCTGGATGCAACTCGCCCGATTGACGATGCCATTCATAGCCGTTCAGACGCGATCGAGAAAGTCAATTTGCGAGCGTTTTCGCAAAGCCTGCGAGACGGGTTGGCTTACCGCAGGATCATCGATCACCCGAAGTTGCTGAAGGTCTATGAGGGCTTGCTGGAGGGCGAAGTTCGCAGTTTTGATTTTCGGTGGCCGCGATTCGTTCGTCCGGGAGAGGGCTGCGGCATCCATTGTGACGGCCCCTACATGAATCGCGGGACGGAACGAGTGTTCTCAAGCTGGATCCCGTTGGGCGATGTTGCCAAGCACGAGGGCGCGTTGATGATCCTGGAAAAACGCGACGAGCATGAGCGACTGCTGCAGCGCTATCTCGCGAAAGATGCCGACCGCGACAAGATCGAATGGCTGAGCACCAACCCGGTCGTCTTGCAGGAAAAGTTTTCGGGCAGATGGCTTTCGGCTGACTTTCAGGCCGGTGATGTACTTTGCTTTACCATGCAGACGGTGCACGGTGCGTTGGACAACATGTCCCCTATCAACAAGTGTCGACTATCCTCAGATAGTCGATACCAGAGGACGGACGAAGTCTTTGACGAAAGATGGAACGGGAGTGATCCAGAAGCTCACGGCTACGACAAGGTCTTTTTCCCCGGTCTAGGACAGTGGAGGAACCGCGACTTCAAGGACGAATGGAAACCCGTCGATGAACATGGGCGTTTGAGACTCGATGAGGAGCCCCAATGA
- a CDS encoding ornithine cyclodeaminase family protein: MRQKFTILLTHQDVVGILSTISVDVFMRELIDELQTAFQRFSTTEFDVPIRTGFHYETPHPGLIEWMPLHRHGQSVFIKTVGYHPTNPQVRMLPTVISTFSLFDPTSGCLLAVCDGAALTALRTGAASAIATRMLSDLSRPVSMGLIGCGAQAVTQLHALMQVATINEIRVFDIRREVSDSLGDRIASFNHGDVPVIVTSVDDVVQNSDVISTATSISVGDGPLFDDLTPRDHVHVNAVGSDLPGKIELPLSLLSRSHVCPDFPEQAIIEGECQQLTREQIGSSIMCIVANADAYSNLKQQRTVFDSTGWALEDYVATELLMRYARELHVGSRVALSGNTDAPYNPYEGIKSIVTTGAR; the protein is encoded by the coding sequence GCATTCCAGAGATTCTCTACGACTGAGTTTGATGTCCCAATTCGGACGGGGTTTCATTACGAAACACCCCATCCGGGACTCATCGAATGGATGCCACTTCACCGACACGGACAGTCCGTTTTCATCAAAACGGTCGGCTATCATCCAACAAATCCCCAGGTCAGAATGCTACCGACGGTCATTTCGACCTTCAGCCTTTTCGATCCAACCTCCGGCTGCTTGCTCGCCGTATGCGACGGAGCCGCATTAACGGCACTTCGTACCGGGGCGGCATCGGCAATCGCAACCAGAATGCTCTCGGATCTATCTCGCCCGGTATCAATGGGCTTGATCGGCTGCGGTGCACAAGCCGTGACGCAGTTGCACGCTTTGATGCAAGTTGCGACGATCAATGAAATTCGTGTTTTCGACATCCGACGGGAGGTAAGCGATTCGCTCGGTGATCGGATCGCATCGTTCAACCATGGTGATGTGCCTGTGATCGTCACATCAGTGGATGACGTTGTTCAGAACTCAGACGTGATTTCCACTGCCACATCCATCTCAGTTGGCGACGGTCCTCTTTTCGATGATCTGACACCCAGGGACCACGTACACGTCAATGCGGTGGGATCGGATCTGCCAGGAAAAATCGAGTTGCCACTCTCTCTGTTGAGTCGCAGCCATGTTTGCCCAGACTTTCCAGAGCAAGCGATCATCGAGGGAGAATGTCAACAACTCACTCGTGAACAGATTGGTTCGTCGATCATGTGCATCGTGGCAAACGCAGACGCCTATTCGAACCTAAAGCAGCAACGAACCGTATTCGACTCGACCGGATGGGCGTTGGAAGACTACGTTGCAACTGAGTTGCTGATGCGATACGCACGAGAGCTGCACGTCGGTTCGAGAGTTGCATTGTCGGGAAACACAGATGCTCCGTACAATCCCTACGAGGGGATCAAGTCCATCGTTACCACTGGAGCAAGATAA